One window of Misgurnus anguillicaudatus chromosome 13, ASM2758022v2, whole genome shotgun sequence genomic DNA carries:
- the hnrnpa1b gene encoding heterogeneous nuclear ribonucleoprotein A1b isoform X3 → MSKEGPPREPEQLRKLFIGGLSFETTDDSLRAHFEQWGTLTDCVVMKDPNTKRSRGFGFVTYSNVTEVDDAMEARPHKVDGRLVEPKRAVSREDSNKPFAHATVKKIFVGGIKDDTEEDHLRDYFTDFGKIDAIEIMVDHKTGNKRGFAFVTFDDHDAVDRIVIQKYHTVNGHNCEVRKALSKQEMQNTGMNMRGRGGGGGGGGGGGNFGRYGNNGGGGGGYNNDFGGSGGGRDGYFGGRGGRGGGGGGGYGGGDCYNNNGFGGGYGGGGGGGPGNYGGNRGYGGGGGGGYGNQGGGYGGGGGGNFNDYNNGNGNFGGGGGGNFGGGSGGGGGGNYNDFGSYNNQQSNYGPMKGNFGGGGGGGRSSGPYGGYGGGGGGSGGGYGGGSGGRRF, encoded by the exons ATGTCTAAGGAG GGCCCACCACGCGAGCCAGAGCAGCTTCGGAAGCTCTTCATTGGAGGGCTCAGTTTTGAAACCACAGACGATAGTTTGCGGGCGCATTTTGAACAATGGGGCACCTTAACAGATTGTGTG GTGATGAAGGATCCAAACACCAAACGTTCCAGAGGTTTTGGGTTTGTCACCTATTCCAATGTAACTGAGGTTGATGACGCTATGGAGGCACGCCCACACAAAGTCGACGGTAGGCTTGTGGAGCCCAAGCGAGCGGTGTCCCGGGAG gactCCAACAAACCGTTTGCTCACGCAACAGTAAAAAAGATCTTCGTTGGTGGTATCAAAGATGATACAGAAGAGGACCATCTTCGTGACTACTTCACTGACTTTGGCAAAATCGATGCCATTGAGATCATGGTTGACCACAAGACTGGCAACAAAAGAGGCTTCGCCTTTGTGACGTTCGACGATCATGACGCGGTTGATCGCATCGTCA TTCAAAAATACCACACTGTGAATGGGCATAACTGTGAAGTCAGGAAAGCTCTGTCTAAACAAGAAATGCAGAACACCGGAATGAACATGAGAG gtCGTGGAGGTGGCGGCGGAGGTGGTGGTGGTGGCGGCAACTTTGGTAGATATGGCAATAATGGCGGTGGTGGCGGCGGCTACAACAATGACTTTGGCGGTTCTGGAGGTGGTAGAGATGGATACTTTGGTGGACGAG GAGGCAGAGGAGGTGGCGGCGGTGGAGGTTATGGAGGTGGCGACTGCTATAACAACAATGGATTTGGTG GTGGTTATGGTGGAGGAGGCGGTGGTGGTCCTGGCAATTATGGTGGTAACCGTGGATATGGCGGCGGTGGCGGAGGAGGTTATGGCAACCAGGGTGGTGGATACGGTGGTGGCGGCGGCGGCAACTTCAATGATTACAACAACGGCAATGGAAACTTTGGCGGAGGCGGTGGTG GCAACTTTGGCGGCGGCTCTGGTGGTGGAGGTGGCGGCAACTACAATGACTTCGGCAGCTACAACAACCAGCAGTCCAACTACGGCCCCATGAAAGGGAACTTTGGAGGCGGAGGCGGTGGTGGAAGGAGCAGTGGCCCATATG GTGGCTACGGTGGTGGTGGCGGCGGCTCAGGAGGTGGATATGGAGGTGGCTCAGGAGGCAGACGGTTTTAA
- the nfe2 gene encoding transcription factor NF-E2 45 kDa subunit isoform X1, translated as MCSAVNGVLPVRISEGLANPRRPHGELSMSTNVTGFRAHQHLEMDVAWQELMAITDLQEFEVPNENPFEAIPYLSLEPMVSQGGYGMGQPQTESIPGTCDAHPAVVYENSYSELMPPYQRLNPHMQDMHYGLPSGHVSSRMLTNTQALHPPLMSFLEHMNLTTRSHGIGRDGHSSGQIKQASVDDLESDSGLSLGSSPPLASPENAVHGMPTYVPTNGTMCYAESKIESMGERPNLLGSVDYQQSYSSYPSASFSTSANMQAVNQQGQAYTGPGTAMLKQPILPTALHDLQLNASSLPRVGSYQPPYPKPKPSSVPAPLSRDERRAFALKIPFTLDKIVNLPVDDFNELLTQYTLNEAQLALVRDIRRRGKNKVAAQNCRKRKLENIVYLENELGQLKAQREHLTRERLEFQQNLAIIKCRLSDLYNQVFSQLRDEEGRPYSLDEYSLQQTNDGNVYLVPRNIALENE; from the exons ATGTGTTCGGCAGTCAACGGTGTACTTCCCGTGAGGATCAGTGAG ggACTGGCAAACCCTAGAAGACCGCATGGGGAGTTGTCAATGTCCACCAATGTCACTGGTTTCCGGGCACACCAGCATTTGGAGATGGACGTGGCCTGGCAAGAACTGATGGCCATCACAGATCTTCAG GAGTTCGAAGTACCCAATGAGAATCCCTTTGAAGCTATTCCATACCTGTCCTTGGAGCCCATGGTTTCTCAAGGGGGATATGGGATGGGTCAACCGCAGACTGAATCCATTCCAGGAACGTGCGATGCTCATCCTGCGGTGGTTTACGAAAACTCGTACTCCGAATTGATGCCACCTTATCAGCGCCTGAATCCACACATGCAGGACATGCACTATGGACTCCCCAGCGGCCATGTTTCTTCTAGAATGCTCACAAATACGCAAGCTCTTCATCCGCCTCTCATGAGTTTTTTGGAGCATATGAACCTGACGACACGCAGCCATGGCATTGGAAGGGATGGCCATAGCTCAGGACAAATCAAACAAGCCTCCGTGGATGATCTAGAATCAGACTCCGGATTGTCGCTCGGTTCGAGTCCGCCCCTCGCCTCCCCAGAAAACGCAGTGCATGGGATGCCTACTTACGTACCCACAAATGGAACAATGTGCTATGCCGAAAGTAAAATCGAAAGTATGGGGGAACGGCCAAATCTCCTCGGGTCTGTTGACTACCAACAGTCTTACAGCTCTTACCCAAGTGCTTCGTTTTCCACATCCGCAAATATGCAAGCTGTCAATCAGCAGGGCCAGGCTTACACAGGGCCAGGGACGGCGATGTTAAAGCAACCGATTTTACCTACGGCCCTACATGACCTTCAGTTAAACGCATCAAGTTTACCTAGGGTAGGTTCCTATCAGCCCCCTTACCCAAAGCCTAAACCGAGCAGTGTTCCCGCACCTCTGAGCAGAGATGAGCGACGAGCCTTTGCCCTAAAAATCCCATTTACACTGGACAAGATTGTGAACTTACCAGTGGACGACTTCAACGAGCTGTTGACCCAGTATACGTTGAACGAGGCACAGCTGGCACTTGTAAGGGACATCCGTCGCAGAGGAAAGAACAAAGTCGCGGCTCAGAACTGCCGTAAACGAAAGTTGGAGAATATTGTGTATTTGGAGAACGAGCTGGGACAGCTTAAAGCCCAAAGAGAGCATTTAACCAGAGAGAGACTGGAGTTTCAGCAGAACTTAGCTATTATCAAATGTCGACTGTCGGATCTTTACAATCAAGTGTTTTCACAGCTACGGGATGAGGAGGGACGTCCTTACTCTCTTGATGAATATTCACTACAACAGACTAATGACGGCAACGTTTACTTGGTACCACGCAACATAGCATTGGAAAATGAATAA
- the hnrnpa1b gene encoding heterogeneous nuclear ribonucleoprotein A1b isoform X2 has protein sequence MSKEGPPREPEQLRKLFIGGLSFETTDDSLRAHFEQWGTLTDCVVMKDPNTKRSRGFGFVTYSNVTEVDDAMEARPHKVDGRLVEPKRAVSREDSNKPFAHATVKKIFVGGIKDDTEEDHLRDYFTDFGKIDAIEIMVDHKTGNKRGFAFVTFDDHDAVDRIVIQKYHTVNGHNCEVRKALSKQEMQNTGMNMRGRGGGGGGGGGGGNFGRYGNNGGGGGGYNNDFGGSGGGRDGYFGGRGGRGGGGGGGYGGGDCYNNNGFGGGYGGGGGGGPGNYGGNRGYGGGGGGGYGNQGGGYGGGGGGNFNDYNNGNGNFGGGGGNFGGGSGGGGGGNYNDFGSYNNQQSNYGPMKGNFGGGGGGGRSSGPYGGGYGGGGGGSGGGYGGGSGGRRF, from the exons ATGTCTAAGGAG GGCCCACCACGCGAGCCAGAGCAGCTTCGGAAGCTCTTCATTGGAGGGCTCAGTTTTGAAACCACAGACGATAGTTTGCGGGCGCATTTTGAACAATGGGGCACCTTAACAGATTGTGTG GTGATGAAGGATCCAAACACCAAACGTTCCAGAGGTTTTGGGTTTGTCACCTATTCCAATGTAACTGAGGTTGATGACGCTATGGAGGCACGCCCACACAAAGTCGACGGTAGGCTTGTGGAGCCCAAGCGAGCGGTGTCCCGGGAG gactCCAACAAACCGTTTGCTCACGCAACAGTAAAAAAGATCTTCGTTGGTGGTATCAAAGATGATACAGAAGAGGACCATCTTCGTGACTACTTCACTGACTTTGGCAAAATCGATGCCATTGAGATCATGGTTGACCACAAGACTGGCAACAAAAGAGGCTTCGCCTTTGTGACGTTCGACGATCATGACGCGGTTGATCGCATCGTCA TTCAAAAATACCACACTGTGAATGGGCATAACTGTGAAGTCAGGAAAGCTCTGTCTAAACAAGAAATGCAGAACACCGGAATGAACATGAGAG gtCGTGGAGGTGGCGGCGGAGGTGGTGGTGGTGGCGGCAACTTTGGTAGATATGGCAATAATGGCGGTGGTGGCGGCGGCTACAACAATGACTTTGGCGGTTCTGGAGGTGGTAGAGATGGATACTTTGGTGGACGAG GAGGCAGAGGAGGTGGCGGCGGTGGAGGTTATGGAGGTGGCGACTGCTATAACAACAATGGATTTGGTG GTGGTTATGGTGGAGGAGGCGGTGGTGGTCCTGGCAATTATGGTGGTAACCGTGGATATGGCGGCGGTGGCGGAGGAGGTTATGGCAACCAGGGTGGTGGATACGGTGGTGGCGGCGGCGGCAACTTCAATGATTACAACAACGGCAATGGAAACTTTGGCGGAGGCGGTG GCAACTTTGGCGGCGGCTCTGGTGGTGGAGGTGGCGGCAACTACAATGACTTCGGCAGCTACAACAACCAGCAGTCCAACTACGGCCCCATGAAAGGGAACTTTGGAGGCGGAGGCGGTGGTGGAAGGAGCAGTGGCCCATATGGTG GTGGCTACGGTGGTGGTGGCGGCGGCTCAGGAGGTGGATATGGAGGTGGCTCAGGAGGCAGACGGTTTTAA
- the hnrnpa1b gene encoding heterogeneous nuclear ribonucleoprotein A1b isoform X1, giving the protein MSKEGPPREPEQLRKLFIGGLSFETTDDSLRAHFEQWGTLTDCVVMKDPNTKRSRGFGFVTYSNVTEVDDAMEARPHKVDGRLVEPKRAVSREDSNKPFAHATVKKIFVGGIKDDTEEDHLRDYFTDFGKIDAIEIMVDHKTGNKRGFAFVTFDDHDAVDRIVIQKYHTVNGHNCEVRKALSKQEMQNTGMNMRGRGGGGGGGGGGGNFGRYGNNGGGGGGYNNDFGGSGGGRDGYFGGRGGRGGGGGGGYGGGDCYNNNGFGGGYGGGGGGGPGNYGGNRGYGGGGGGGYGNQGGGYGGGGGGNFNDYNNGNGNFGGGGGGNFGGGSGGGGGGNYNDFGSYNNQQSNYGPMKGNFGGGGGGGRSSGPYGGGYGGGGGGSGGGYGGGSGGRRF; this is encoded by the exons ATGTCTAAGGAG GGCCCACCACGCGAGCCAGAGCAGCTTCGGAAGCTCTTCATTGGAGGGCTCAGTTTTGAAACCACAGACGATAGTTTGCGGGCGCATTTTGAACAATGGGGCACCTTAACAGATTGTGTG GTGATGAAGGATCCAAACACCAAACGTTCCAGAGGTTTTGGGTTTGTCACCTATTCCAATGTAACTGAGGTTGATGACGCTATGGAGGCACGCCCACACAAAGTCGACGGTAGGCTTGTGGAGCCCAAGCGAGCGGTGTCCCGGGAG gactCCAACAAACCGTTTGCTCACGCAACAGTAAAAAAGATCTTCGTTGGTGGTATCAAAGATGATACAGAAGAGGACCATCTTCGTGACTACTTCACTGACTTTGGCAAAATCGATGCCATTGAGATCATGGTTGACCACAAGACTGGCAACAAAAGAGGCTTCGCCTTTGTGACGTTCGACGATCATGACGCGGTTGATCGCATCGTCA TTCAAAAATACCACACTGTGAATGGGCATAACTGTGAAGTCAGGAAAGCTCTGTCTAAACAAGAAATGCAGAACACCGGAATGAACATGAGAG gtCGTGGAGGTGGCGGCGGAGGTGGTGGTGGTGGCGGCAACTTTGGTAGATATGGCAATAATGGCGGTGGTGGCGGCGGCTACAACAATGACTTTGGCGGTTCTGGAGGTGGTAGAGATGGATACTTTGGTGGACGAG GAGGCAGAGGAGGTGGCGGCGGTGGAGGTTATGGAGGTGGCGACTGCTATAACAACAATGGATTTGGTG GTGGTTATGGTGGAGGAGGCGGTGGTGGTCCTGGCAATTATGGTGGTAACCGTGGATATGGCGGCGGTGGCGGAGGAGGTTATGGCAACCAGGGTGGTGGATACGGTGGTGGCGGCGGCGGCAACTTCAATGATTACAACAACGGCAATGGAAACTTTGGCGGAGGCGGTGGTG GCAACTTTGGCGGCGGCTCTGGTGGTGGAGGTGGCGGCAACTACAATGACTTCGGCAGCTACAACAACCAGCAGTCCAACTACGGCCCCATGAAAGGGAACTTTGGAGGCGGAGGCGGTGGTGGAAGGAGCAGTGGCCCATATGGTG GTGGCTACGGTGGTGGTGGCGGCGGCTCAGGAGGTGGATATGGAGGTGGCTCAGGAGGCAGACGGTTTTAA
- the hnrnpa1b gene encoding heterogeneous nuclear ribonucleoprotein A1b isoform X4 translates to MSKEGPPREPEQLRKLFIGGLSFETTDDSLRAHFEQWGTLTDCVVMKDPNTKRSRGFGFVTYSNVTEVDDAMEARPHKVDGRLVEPKRAVSREDSNKPFAHATVKKIFVGGIKDDTEEDHLRDYFTDFGKIDAIEIMVDHKTGNKRGFAFVTFDDHDAVDRIVIQKYHTVNGHNCEVRKALSKQEMQNTGMNMRGRGGGGGGGGGGGNFGRYGNNGGGGGGYNNDFGGSGGGRDGYFGGRGGRGGGGGGGYGGGDCYNNNGFGGGYGGGGGGGPGNYGGNRGYGGGGGGGYGNQGGGYGGGGGGNFNDYNNGNGNFGGGGNFGGGSGGGGGGNYNDFGSYNNQQSNYGPMKGNFGGGGGGGRSSGPYGGGYGGGGGGSGGGYGGGSGGRRF, encoded by the exons ATGTCTAAGGAG GGCCCACCACGCGAGCCAGAGCAGCTTCGGAAGCTCTTCATTGGAGGGCTCAGTTTTGAAACCACAGACGATAGTTTGCGGGCGCATTTTGAACAATGGGGCACCTTAACAGATTGTGTG GTGATGAAGGATCCAAACACCAAACGTTCCAGAGGTTTTGGGTTTGTCACCTATTCCAATGTAACTGAGGTTGATGACGCTATGGAGGCACGCCCACACAAAGTCGACGGTAGGCTTGTGGAGCCCAAGCGAGCGGTGTCCCGGGAG gactCCAACAAACCGTTTGCTCACGCAACAGTAAAAAAGATCTTCGTTGGTGGTATCAAAGATGATACAGAAGAGGACCATCTTCGTGACTACTTCACTGACTTTGGCAAAATCGATGCCATTGAGATCATGGTTGACCACAAGACTGGCAACAAAAGAGGCTTCGCCTTTGTGACGTTCGACGATCATGACGCGGTTGATCGCATCGTCA TTCAAAAATACCACACTGTGAATGGGCATAACTGTGAAGTCAGGAAAGCTCTGTCTAAACAAGAAATGCAGAACACCGGAATGAACATGAGAG gtCGTGGAGGTGGCGGCGGAGGTGGTGGTGGTGGCGGCAACTTTGGTAGATATGGCAATAATGGCGGTGGTGGCGGCGGCTACAACAATGACTTTGGCGGTTCTGGAGGTGGTAGAGATGGATACTTTGGTGGACGAG GAGGCAGAGGAGGTGGCGGCGGTGGAGGTTATGGAGGTGGCGACTGCTATAACAACAATGGATTTGGTG GTGGTTATGGTGGAGGAGGCGGTGGTGGTCCTGGCAATTATGGTGGTAACCGTGGATATGGCGGCGGTGGCGGAGGAGGTTATGGCAACCAGGGTGGTGGATACGGTGGTGGCGGCGGCGGCAACTTCAATGATTACAACAACGGCAATGGAAACTTTGGCGGAGGCG GCAACTTTGGCGGCGGCTCTGGTGGTGGAGGTGGCGGCAACTACAATGACTTCGGCAGCTACAACAACCAGCAGTCCAACTACGGCCCCATGAAAGGGAACTTTGGAGGCGGAGGCGGTGGTGGAAGGAGCAGTGGCCCATATGGTG GTGGCTACGGTGGTGGTGGCGGCGGCTCAGGAGGTGGATATGGAGGTGGCTCAGGAGGCAGACGGTTTTAA
- the nfe2 gene encoding transcription factor NF-E2 45 kDa subunit isoform X2: protein MVSQGGYGMGQPQTESIPGTCDAHPAVVYENSYSELMPPYQRLNPHMQDMHYGLPSGHVSSRMLTNTQALHPPLMSFLEHMNLTTRSHGIGRDGHSSGQIKQASVDDLESDSGLSLGSSPPLASPENAVHGMPTYVPTNGTMCYAESKIESMGERPNLLGSVDYQQSYSSYPSASFSTSANMQAVNQQGQAYTGPGTAMLKQPILPTALHDLQLNASSLPRVGSYQPPYPKPKPSSVPAPLSRDERRAFALKIPFTLDKIVNLPVDDFNELLTQYTLNEAQLALVRDIRRRGKNKVAAQNCRKRKLENIVYLENELGQLKAQREHLTRERLEFQQNLAIIKCRLSDLYNQVFSQLRDEEGRPYSLDEYSLQQTNDGNVYLVPRNIALENE, encoded by the coding sequence ATGGTTTCTCAAGGGGGATATGGGATGGGTCAACCGCAGACTGAATCCATTCCAGGAACGTGCGATGCTCATCCTGCGGTGGTTTACGAAAACTCGTACTCCGAATTGATGCCACCTTATCAGCGCCTGAATCCACACATGCAGGACATGCACTATGGACTCCCCAGCGGCCATGTTTCTTCTAGAATGCTCACAAATACGCAAGCTCTTCATCCGCCTCTCATGAGTTTTTTGGAGCATATGAACCTGACGACACGCAGCCATGGCATTGGAAGGGATGGCCATAGCTCAGGACAAATCAAACAAGCCTCCGTGGATGATCTAGAATCAGACTCCGGATTGTCGCTCGGTTCGAGTCCGCCCCTCGCCTCCCCAGAAAACGCAGTGCATGGGATGCCTACTTACGTACCCACAAATGGAACAATGTGCTATGCCGAAAGTAAAATCGAAAGTATGGGGGAACGGCCAAATCTCCTCGGGTCTGTTGACTACCAACAGTCTTACAGCTCTTACCCAAGTGCTTCGTTTTCCACATCCGCAAATATGCAAGCTGTCAATCAGCAGGGCCAGGCTTACACAGGGCCAGGGACGGCGATGTTAAAGCAACCGATTTTACCTACGGCCCTACATGACCTTCAGTTAAACGCATCAAGTTTACCTAGGGTAGGTTCCTATCAGCCCCCTTACCCAAAGCCTAAACCGAGCAGTGTTCCCGCACCTCTGAGCAGAGATGAGCGACGAGCCTTTGCCCTAAAAATCCCATTTACACTGGACAAGATTGTGAACTTACCAGTGGACGACTTCAACGAGCTGTTGACCCAGTATACGTTGAACGAGGCACAGCTGGCACTTGTAAGGGACATCCGTCGCAGAGGAAAGAACAAAGTCGCGGCTCAGAACTGCCGTAAACGAAAGTTGGAGAATATTGTGTATTTGGAGAACGAGCTGGGACAGCTTAAAGCCCAAAGAGAGCATTTAACCAGAGAGAGACTGGAGTTTCAGCAGAACTTAGCTATTATCAAATGTCGACTGTCGGATCTTTACAATCAAGTGTTTTCACAGCTACGGGATGAGGAGGGACGTCCTTACTCTCTTGATGAATATTCACTACAACAGACTAATGACGGCAACGTTTACTTGGTACCACGCAACATAGCATTGGAAAATGAATAA